The Psychrobacillus sp. FSL K6-2836 nucleotide sequence CCAATATAAATCATTAGACCGATACACATAGATACGAGTATTTGACCTTGAATATAAGAACTGATTTGTCTATCTATACCAGTAAATACCTCTCGAAGATCATCCCGCATTCTTGGTGGAAATAGCTTCATGACATAGTTAGGTAGTTTTTCTCCATCTTTTAATAGATAAAATACTATAAACGGAACCGTTACAATTGCTAACACGAAGCTTGTTAAAACTCCTACAATGGAGGAGATTCCAGTCGCAATTCCAGTGACAGTATTTTGAACAAAGTCTCCAATTTCAGCTGGCAGCCCATTTAAAACCGAAGTAACGTCATTTTCAATTTGTAAATAATATTCCTGGAAAATTGATGTTCGCAAAAAATTATCTAAGTCATTAAATAACTGGATAAAATAAGTAGGTAACTCTTCTACTAGCTTAAAGACCTGTCCCTTTAAAAAAGGAAATACTAGAAAAACTAGTAAAGTTATTAGCCCGATTAATACTAAGAAAATAATAAGAATTCCCCAGACACGTTTAATTTTTACTTTTTCCAATAAACGCAATATCGGTCGTAATAAGTAATACATAATAACAGCTAAAATAATCGGTAAAATTACATTACCCAGAAAGACCGTTAATGGTACGAAAATAAAGGAAATTTCATCATAA carries:
- a CDS encoding AI-2E family transporter, whose protein sequence is MEPEKPSFFSTRYIKFLGGRNTVFSLILLLMIGLVIMIYDEISFIFVPLTVFLGNVILPIILAVIMYYLLRPILRLLEKVKIKRVWGILIIFLVLIGLITLLVFLVFPFLKGQVFKLVEELPTYFIQLFNDLDNFLRTSIFQEYYLQIENDVTSVLNGLPAEIGDFVQNTVTGIATGISSIVGVLTSFVLAIVTVPFIVFYLLKDGEKLPNYVMKLFPPRMRDDLREVFTGIDRQISSYIQGQILVSMCIGLMIYIGFAIIQMPYALLLGVIAMVTSVVPYLGPVIAITPAAIIALVTSPLLLVGLAIVWTIVQLIEGKFISPQIMGKSLHVHPITIIFVLITAGSLFGVPGVILGIPGYAILKVIVSHFYTLFKKRYNKFEPVIENHYEYTNHKVD